A single region of the Methylocystis echinoides genome encodes:
- a CDS encoding alginate export family protein: MADFRRQLKLGVAAAALAAITPASVRAEDKPAPASVETQAAAQKAGKESAKETGKDATKPADPKAAADAANSAKSAKSAKSERAADGKGKDGKPGADAKPEEKKSYYVPTRGYRLEPQSDIPPYVRNLGKTYKQFEGIDWLNVGLDSRTRFEFRQNDYRPWTDTATNPPSSQRKYFPNSLWLSRTRVYVGVQNILDPFRAVVEFQDSRAFNSLYEYQGQEINQTDLISAYGELYFKDALGKDPRGNDRSLTVRAGRFHFELLDRRLIAENEFRNTTNNFDGVRIKLGKKENNWDLDSFLMRPVIRYPYQFDRPDWQNLVYGSVFSYREFSQYATVQPYFLGRTQFADQTNVSAAAKVHRETYAPGLRIYGVLGNFDYDVDINKQFGAIGRLQTAVLGGQTYDNIEVTVPHNALAWGLEAGYTFSDHPWKPRISAVYVYGSGNGSPFSYSNSNFDIFYGFNQPFSRNDYFAWNNIKDPKVRLEFTPAKNLQIDTAFSAYWLADAGSAWDRANLFSPLGDVAGRGTFLGTEFDIRARYKLSQFINLTASYAHFWPGSFPASFAPPVRGQPYWPQSYGLADSWFNVRQTTTTNGLTAKPTDFFYLEATVNAFGDGQPITKDPASTLWGAIGPNAPAAPPPSWRDVYVGLNGGGAWSTPGTYTWVAPAATAVLAPGNTAWTPPPTGASLDLSNQLAAANYLPNGNNRLAGFIGGFQLGANWRFDNNIVTGAETDIHAVSGNMDSKVLGSTVTVPSGSLKGLYVNWAQRNTQLNYIGTVRGRLGYAVTPTLQLYGTGGLAYGGAISNTALFTTFTGTTRAAATTLTDANYQKTLVGWTAGGGLEWMFMPNWSLKAEYLYYDLGAAVAADQHATGLSFSAATSVWTGTGAPSTRPPYDYGVATRTRFDGNLFHAGINRHFDLFAKD; this comes from the coding sequence ATGGCTGACTTCAGGCGACAGTTGAAACTGGGTGTGGCGGCGGCGGCGCTGGCGGCGATTACGCCCGCGAGCGTGCGAGCGGAAGACAAGCCGGCGCCAGCGTCAGTGGAAACGCAGGCGGCGGCCCAAAAGGCCGGCAAGGAATCCGCGAAAGAAACAGGCAAGGACGCGACGAAGCCCGCTGATCCGAAAGCCGCGGCAGACGCCGCCAATTCCGCGAAGTCTGCGAAGTCCGCCAAGTCCGAGAGGGCCGCCGATGGCAAGGGCAAGGATGGCAAACCCGGCGCTGACGCGAAGCCGGAAGAGAAGAAGAGCTATTACGTTCCAACGCGCGGCTATCGTCTCGAGCCGCAGTCCGATATTCCGCCCTATGTGCGCAACCTCGGCAAGACGTATAAGCAGTTCGAGGGCATTGACTGGCTGAACGTCGGCCTCGACTCGCGCACGCGCTTCGAGTTCCGCCAGAACGACTACCGCCCGTGGACGGATACGGCGACGAACCCGCCGAGCTCGCAGCGCAAATATTTCCCCAATTCGCTGTGGCTGTCGCGCACGCGCGTCTATGTCGGCGTCCAGAATATTCTCGATCCCTTCCGGGCCGTGGTCGAGTTCCAGGACTCGCGCGCCTTCAACAGCCTCTATGAATATCAGGGGCAGGAGATCAATCAGACCGATCTCATCTCCGCCTATGGCGAGCTCTATTTCAAGGACGCGCTGGGCAAGGACCCGCGCGGCAATGATCGCTCGCTGACCGTGCGCGCCGGCCGCTTCCATTTCGAACTGCTCGACCGCCGCCTCATCGCCGAAAACGAGTTCCGCAACACGACGAATAATTTCGACGGCGTGCGCATCAAGCTCGGCAAGAAGGAGAATAACTGGGATCTCGACAGCTTCCTGATGCGGCCGGTGATTCGCTATCCCTATCAGTTCGACCGCCCGGACTGGCAGAATCTGGTCTATGGCTCCGTCTTCAGCTATCGCGAGTTCTCGCAATACGCCACCGTGCAGCCCTATTTCCTCGGCCGCACGCAATTCGCCGACCAGACCAATGTGAGCGCGGCCGCCAAGGTGCATCGCGAGACTTATGCGCCGGGCCTGCGCATCTATGGCGTGCTCGGCAATTTCGACTACGACGTCGACATCAACAAGCAGTTCGGAGCCATCGGGCGTCTGCAGACGGCGGTGCTCGGCGGTCAGACCTACGACAATATCGAGGTGACAGTCCCGCATAATGCGCTCGCCTGGGGTCTGGAGGCGGGCTACACCTTCTCCGATCACCCCTGGAAGCCGCGCATCAGCGCCGTTTATGTCTACGGCTCGGGCAATGGCAGTCCGTTCAGCTATTCCAACAGCAATTTCGATATTTTCTACGGCTTCAATCAGCCCTTCTCGCGCAATGATTACTTCGCCTGGAACAACATCAAGGACCCGAAGGTCCGACTGGAGTTCACGCCGGCGAAGAATTTGCAGATCGACACCGCCTTCAGCGCCTATTGGCTGGCCGATGCGGGGAGCGCCTGGGATCGCGCCAATCTGTTTTCGCCGCTGGGCGACGTCGCCGGTCGCGGCACGTTCCTTGGAACCGAATTCGACATTCGCGCGCGCTACAAGCTGTCGCAATTCATCAATCTGACGGCGAGCTATGCGCATTTCTGGCCGGGCAGCTTCCCGGCGAGCTTCGCGCCGCCGGTGAGGGGGCAACCGTACTGGCCGCAGTCCTATGGTTTGGCGGACTCCTGGTTCAATGTGCGTCAGACGACGACGACCAATGGCCTGACCGCCAAGCCCACGGACTTCTTCTATCTGGAAGCGACGGTCAACGCCTTCGGCGACGGCCAGCCGATCACCAAGGACCCGGCGTCGACGCTGTGGGGCGCCATCGGCCCGAATGCGCCGGCCGCGCCGCCGCCGAGCTGGCGCGACGTTTATGTGGGTCTCAACGGCGGCGGCGCCTGGTCGACGCCGGGGACCTACACCTGGGTCGCGCCCGCCGCGACGGCGGTGCTGGCGCCGGGGAATACGGCATGGACGCCGCCGCCCACCGGCGCGTCGCTCGATCTGAGCAACCAGCTTGCCGCGGCGAATTATCTGCCGAACGGGAACAATCGTCTGGCGGGCTTCATCGGCGGCTTCCAGCTCGGCGCGAACTGGCGCTTCGACAACAACATCGTCACCGGCGCGGAGACCGACATCCATGCGGTGTCCGGCAACATGGACTCGAAGGTTCTCGGCTCGACGGTGACGGTCCCGAGCGGCAGTCTGAAGGGGCTTTATGTCAACTGGGCGCAGCGCAACACGCAGCTGAACTATATCGGCACGGTGCGCGGTCGTCTGGGCTATGCGGTGACGCCGACCCTCCAGCTCTATGGCACGGGCGGCCTCGCCTATGGCGGCGCGATCTCCAATACGGCGCTGTTCACGACATTCACCGGGACGACCCGGGCGGCGGCGACGACGCTGACCGACGCCAATTACCAGAAGACGCTTGTCGGCTGGACGGCGGGCGGCGGTCTGGAATGGATGTTCATGCCGAACTGGAGCCTGAAGGCGGAGTATCTCTATTACGACCTCGGCGCCGCGGTCGCCGCGGACCAGCATGCGACGGGTCTGAGCTTCAGCGCGGCGACGAGCGTCTGGACGGGCACGGGCGCGCCGTCCACCCGGCCGCCCTACGATTACGGCGTCGCGACGCGAACCCGCTTCGACGGCAATCTCTTCCACGCCGGAATCAACCGACACTTCGATCTCTTCGCGAAGGATTGA
- a CDS encoding M3 family metallopeptidase: protein MSSENPLLTTWNTPFGLPPFGALRSAHFRPAFETALDSHRAEIAAIAQNPDAPTFENTIEALERAGKLLTDVGSVFWNLTATDTDPQLQEIERDMASALSRHASEISMNPDLFRRVDALYARRGELGLSAEQLRVLDLTHKNFVRAGAQLNPEEKERLKTIMERLATLATRFSQNVLADESSWLLLLDESDLDGLSADFRAAAARLAAERDAPGKFAVSLSRSSAETFLQSSARRDLRETVYRAWARRGENGGETDNLEVIREILALRDARAKLLGFESFADYKLDDTMAKKPAAVRDLLDRVWTPALARAAEERAQIQALVDSEGANFAVAGHDWRYYAERVRKERYDLDQTTLRPYFQLDRMIAAAFHVAEKLFGLRFVEREGLDLYHPDVRAFEALDRDGNHVALFLADYFARPSKRSGAWMSDFRSQHKLDGEVRPIIVNVMNFTKGAEGQPTLLSLDDARTLFHEFGHGLHGMLSDVTYPLVSGTSVARDFVELPSQLYEHWLLEPAVLRQFARHAETGAPMPDDLLDRIVASRCFNQGFGTVEFCASAYVDMDVHAQGLPDDVDVAALERESLEKISMPEEIIMRHRLPHFGHIFSGDGYSAGYYSYLWAEVLDADAFEAFKETGDAFHPEVAEKLKRFIYSAGGRQDAAEAYLAFRGRMPTTEPLLRQRGFLA, encoded by the coding sequence ATGTCATCCGAAAATCCGCTGCTGACGACCTGGAACACGCCTTTCGGATTGCCGCCCTTCGGCGCCCTTCGCAGCGCGCATTTCCGTCCCGCCTTCGAGACGGCGCTCGACAGCCACAGGGCCGAAATCGCCGCGATCGCGCAAAATCCTGACGCGCCCACATTTGAAAACACGATCGAGGCGCTGGAGCGCGCCGGAAAGCTGCTCACCGACGTCGGCTCGGTGTTCTGGAACCTGACGGCGACGGACACCGATCCGCAGTTGCAGGAGATCGAACGCGACATGGCGAGCGCGCTGTCGCGACACGCCAGCGAAATCTCGATGAACCCCGACCTCTTCCGCCGCGTCGACGCGCTTTATGCGCGGCGCGGGGAACTTGGCCTCTCGGCGGAACAGCTTCGCGTTCTCGACCTCACGCACAAGAATTTCGTGCGCGCTGGCGCGCAGCTCAATCCGGAAGAGAAAGAGCGGCTGAAGACGATCATGGAGCGACTGGCGACGCTCGCCACGCGCTTCTCACAAAATGTGCTGGCCGATGAATCCTCCTGGCTCCTGCTCCTCGACGAAAGCGACCTCGACGGCCTGTCGGCGGATTTCCGCGCGGCGGCGGCGCGGCTCGCGGCGGAGCGCGACGCGCCCGGTAAATTCGCCGTGAGCCTCTCGCGCTCGAGCGCCGAAACCTTCCTGCAAAGCTCGGCGCGCCGCGATTTGCGAGAGACCGTCTATCGCGCCTGGGCGCGACGCGGCGAGAATGGCGGCGAGACGGATAATCTGGAGGTCATCCGCGAGATTCTGGCGCTGCGCGACGCGCGCGCGAAGCTCCTCGGCTTCGAAAGTTTCGCCGATTACAAGCTCGACGACACGATGGCGAAAAAGCCTGCCGCCGTGCGCGATCTGCTCGACCGCGTCTGGACGCCCGCGCTGGCGCGCGCAGCCGAAGAACGCGCGCAAATTCAGGCGCTCGTCGACTCGGAGGGCGCGAATTTCGCCGTCGCCGGGCATGACTGGCGCTATTACGCCGAGCGCGTCCGCAAGGAGCGCTATGATCTCGACCAGACGACGCTCCGGCCCTATTTCCAGCTCGACCGCATGATCGCGGCGGCCTTTCACGTCGCCGAAAAGCTTTTCGGCCTGCGTTTCGTCGAACGCGAGGGGCTCGACCTCTACCATCCCGACGTGCGCGCCTTCGAGGCGCTGGATCGCGACGGCAATCATGTCGCGCTGTTCCTGGCTGATTATTTCGCGCGGCCCTCGAAGCGCAGCGGCGCCTGGATGTCCGATTTCAGGTCGCAGCACAAGCTCGACGGCGAGGTTCGGCCGATCATCGTCAATGTAATGAATTTCACCAAGGGCGCCGAGGGCCAGCCAACGCTGCTCAGCCTCGACGACGCGCGCACGCTGTTCCATGAATTCGGCCATGGCCTGCACGGCATGCTGTCGGATGTGACCTATCCGCTCGTCTCTGGAACGAGCGTCGCGCGCGACTTCGTCGAGCTGCCCTCACAGCTCTATGAACATTGGCTGCTCGAACCGGCTGTGCTCAGGCAATTCGCGCGGCACGCGGAAACCGGCGCGCCAATGCCCGACGACCTGCTCGACCGCATCGTCGCCTCGCGCTGTTTCAATCAGGGTTTCGGCACGGTGGAGTTTTGCGCCTCCGCCTATGTCGACATGGATGTCCATGCGCAAGGCCTGCCCGACGATGTCGACGTCGCCGCTCTCGAGCGCGAGAGTCTCGAAAAGATTTCCATGCCCGAGGAAATCATCATGCGCCATCGCCTGCCGCATTTCGGGCATATCTTCTCCGGCGATGGGTATTCCGCCGGCTATTACAGTTATCTCTGGGCGGAAGTTCTCGACGCCGACGCCTTCGAGGCCTTCAAGGAAACGGGCGACGCGTTCCATCCGGAGGTCGCGGAAAAACTGAAGCGCTTCATTTATTCGGCGGGCGGACGGCAGGACGCCGCCGAGGCCTATCTCGCATTCCGTGGCCGCATGCCAACGACCGAACCTCTCCTGCGTCAGCGCGGCTTTCTCGCCTGA
- a CDS encoding AI-2E family transporter, which translates to MTDSQRQPGLDAILAQGASLKDASWRQLGASALACALLIGAGVYILSGYLHALAWALIFAVAVWPLYTRFRRRYHVSSEVSALLFTTLVGVIVLAPLALLAVDALVELRQLLDYARDAGESGLPVPEAVQRLPFGGAWIAQWWTENLSHAGWAKDLLKQVNTASTREVGAMVGANAIRRTMLFIMCLLSLFFLLLYGESVASQSRAVSHRLFGARGEFVARQIIASVRGTLNGLVLVAIGEGLVMTAVYLVTHTPHPILFGALTAFAAMIPFAAAVAIGLAALVAAVTVGAAAAVIIIAIGAVVVFFADHFVRPKLIGSATKMPFILVLLGILGGVESFELLGLFVGPAIMAALVSLWRDLSSAPADI; encoded by the coding sequence ATGACAGACTCACAGCGGCAGCCCGGACTGGATGCGATTCTGGCGCAAGGCGCGTCCTTGAAGGACGCAAGCTGGCGGCAGCTCGGCGCCTCCGCGCTGGCCTGCGCCCTGCTGATCGGCGCCGGCGTCTACATCCTTTCGGGATATCTGCACGCTTTGGCCTGGGCGCTGATCTTCGCCGTGGCGGTCTGGCCGCTCTACACGCGCTTTCGCCGCCGCTATCATGTTTCGTCCGAGGTCTCGGCCCTGCTCTTCACGACCCTCGTCGGCGTGATCGTGCTGGCGCCGCTTGCGCTGCTCGCGGTCGATGCGCTGGTCGAGCTGCGCCAGCTCCTGGATTACGCGCGCGACGCGGGGGAATCGGGCCTGCCCGTGCCGGAGGCGGTGCAGCGCCTGCCTTTTGGCGGCGCATGGATCGCGCAATGGTGGACGGAGAATCTCTCCCACGCCGGCTGGGCGAAGGATCTCCTCAAGCAGGTGAATACGGCTTCCACGCGGGAGGTAGGCGCAATGGTCGGCGCCAACGCCATCCGCCGCACCATGCTCTTCATCATGTGCCTGCTGTCGCTCTTCTTCCTTCTCCTTTACGGCGAGAGCGTCGCGTCGCAGTCGCGCGCCGTCTCCCACAGGCTTTTCGGCGCGCGCGGCGAATTCGTCGCGCGACAGATAATCGCCTCGGTGCGCGGCACGCTCAACGGGCTCGTGCTCGTCGCCATCGGCGAAGGGCTGGTGATGACGGCCGTCTATCTCGTCACGCACACGCCGCATCCGATCCTGTTCGGCGCGCTAACGGCCTTCGCCGCCATGATCCCCTTCGCCGCAGCCGTCGCCATCGGCCTCGCGGCGCTCGTCGCCGCCGTCACGGTTGGCGCCGCGGCCGCCGTCATCATCATCGCCATCGGCGCCGTTGTCGTATTTTTCGCCGATCATTTCGTTCGGCCGAAGCTGATCGGCAGCGCGACCAAAATGCCATTCATCCTCGTGTTGCTCGGCATTCTCGGCGGCGTCGAATCCTTCGAACTGCTCGGCCTCTTTGTCGGTCCCGCGATCATGGCGGCGCTGGTCTCGCTGTGGCGCGACCTCTCATCCGCGCCCGCAGATATTTGA
- a CDS encoding c-type cytochrome — protein sequence MRPTLMHAVSLAVLTLAPAAAARAQTAACPGGDAGLSLPRGFCATIFADNIGHARHMAVAPNGVVYVNTWSGRYYGAARPPAGGFIVALRDANGDGRAEVIQRFGATPVGGGAGGTGVALHGDGLYVEEGDKILRYGLSKDDIVPSQKPRTVVFGLPLTGDHPMHPFAIDAQGNLFLDSASATNSCQVQNRMRESPGLDPCRELETRAGIWRYDAKATDQKFSPAERFATGLRNGEGIAIDAGHIYVSQHGRDQLTENWPKIYTPEQGPELPAEVVVELTQGADYGWPYCYYDQFLGALALAPEYGGDGGRAIGVCAQKQGPLAAFPAHWAPNDLAVYRGGKFPSAYDGGLFVAFHGSWNRAPFPQGGYNVVFQPMANGRPKGDFVVFADGFAGKAKDPGGARHRPSGLAVGHDGALYISDDVGGRIWRVTFHGDLASAGVEAAPAPAQTYGRAAEARPPEGVDPDAGAMEGRKLASPPGVTDAEIARGEQIFNGHAANGTCSGCHGENGKGSPLAPDLTSGTWLSGDGGLDAIRKTIIEGVAQPKHYRGVMPPKGGAALTDADVNAVAAYVFSISRPASK from the coding sequence ATGCGACCGACCCTCATGCACGCGGTTTCGCTTGCCGTTCTGACGCTGGCGCCGGCAGCCGCCGCGCGCGCGCAGACAGCCGCCTGCCCCGGCGGCGACGCCGGTCTCAGCCTGCCGCGCGGCTTCTGCGCGACGATTTTCGCCGATAATATCGGACACGCGCGCCACATGGCCGTCGCGCCAAATGGCGTCGTTTATGTCAACACATGGAGCGGCCGCTATTACGGAGCCGCCCGCCCGCCGGCCGGCGGATTCATCGTCGCGCTGCGCGACGCCAATGGCGACGGCCGCGCCGAGGTGATCCAGCGTTTCGGCGCGACGCCGGTTGGCGGCGGCGCCGGCGGCACGGGCGTCGCGTTGCACGGCGACGGCCTTTACGTGGAGGAAGGGGACAAGATCCTGCGCTACGGATTGTCGAAAGACGACATTGTTCCGTCGCAAAAGCCCCGGACTGTCGTCTTTGGACTGCCGCTCACCGGCGACCATCCGATGCATCCCTTCGCCATCGATGCGCAGGGAAATCTTTTTCTCGACTCGGCCTCCGCCACAAATTCATGCCAGGTCCAGAACCGCATGCGCGAGTCGCCGGGCCTCGACCCCTGCCGCGAACTGGAAACCCGCGCGGGAATCTGGCGCTACGACGCCAAAGCCACCGATCAGAAATTCTCTCCCGCCGAACGTTTCGCAACCGGTCTCCGCAACGGCGAAGGCATCGCCATCGACGCCGGCCACATTTATGTTTCGCAGCATGGCCGCGACCAGCTCACGGAAAACTGGCCGAAAATCTACACGCCCGAACAGGGCCCCGAACTTCCGGCGGAGGTGGTCGTGGAGCTGACCCAGGGCGCCGATTACGGCTGGCCTTATTGTTACTACGACCAGTTTCTCGGCGCGCTGGCGCTCGCGCCGGAATATGGCGGCGACGGCGGCAGGGCGATCGGCGTCTGCGCGCAGAAGCAGGGACCGCTCGCCGCCTTTCCGGCCCATTGGGCGCCCAATGACCTCGCGGTCTATCGCGGCGGCAAATTCCCATCCGCTTATGACGGGGGGCTCTTCGTCGCCTTCCACGGCTCGTGGAACCGCGCGCCCTTCCCGCAGGGCGGCTATAATGTCGTCTTCCAGCCCATGGCCAATGGCAGGCCGAAAGGCGATTTCGTGGTTTTCGCCGACGGCTTCGCGGGCAAGGCGAAAGACCCCGGCGGCGCGCGGCATCGGCCCTCCGGCCTCGCCGTCGGACATGACGGCGCGCTTTACATTTCTGACGACGTCGGCGGCCGCATCTGGCGCGTCACTTTTCACGGCGACCTTGCCAGCGCCGGAGTCGAGGCGGCGCCGGCGCCCGCCCAGACCTATGGCCGCGCGGCCGAAGCCCGGCCGCCGGAAGGCGTCGATCCCGACGCCGGCGCCATGGAAGGCCGCAAGCTGGCGTCGCCGCCCGGCGTGACGGACGCCGAGATCGCCCGGGGCGAACAGATCTTCAACGGCCATGCCGCCAACGGAACCTGCTCCGGCTGCCATGGCGAAAACGGCAAGGGATCGCCGCTCGCGCCCGATCTCACCAGCGGAACATGGCTCTCGGGCGACGGCGGCCTCGACGCCATCCGCAAGACCATCATCGAGGGCGTGGCGCAGCCGAAACACTACAGGGGCGTCATGCCTCCGAAGGGCGGCGCGGCGTTGACCGACGCAGATGTCAACGCAGTCGCCGCATATGTCTTCAGCATAAGCAGGCCGGCGTCCAAGTGA
- a CDS encoding sulfate/molybdate ABC transporter ATP-binding protein — protein MRKGGFAICIEGVEQDFGAFPALRDVSLDIQPGELVALLGPSGSGKTTLLRVIAGLNSPDRGHVYFDGRDATNLPVQDRRVGFVFQNYALFKHMTVADNIAYGLRVRPRRQRPSRGEIEARAHELLRFVQLEGLGARYPAQLSGGQRQRVALARALAIEPRVLLLDEPFGALDARVRKDLRRWLREVHKETGLTTVFVTHDQDEAMELADRVVVLNEGRIEQIGTPAQLYDQPASPFVISFVGEAVALPVTVGDGHVRFGDRELHIDTHGLRSGPARVFFRPADIAVAADGAGELEGRVESLRRTPAGVRATIAIDGYDQTLEIDSPLEGAAALGDRVPLSLAKARIFPAADGEYVDVGEGI, from the coding sequence TTGCGCAAGGGCGGCTTCGCCATTTGTATCGAGGGCGTCGAACAGGACTTCGGCGCCTTTCCGGCGCTGCGCGACGTCAGCCTCGATATCCAGCCGGGCGAACTGGTCGCCCTGCTGGGGCCGTCCGGCTCCGGCAAGACAACGCTGCTGCGCGTGATCGCGGGGCTGAATTCGCCGGATCGCGGTCATGTCTATTTCGACGGACGCGACGCCACCAATCTGCCCGTGCAGGATCGTCGCGTCGGCTTCGTGTTCCAGAATTACGCGCTGTTCAAGCATATGACCGTCGCGGACAATATCGCCTATGGGCTGCGGGTGCGGCCGCGGCGCCAGCGGCCCTCGCGCGGCGAGATCGAGGCGCGGGCGCATGAGCTGTTGCGCTTCGTGCAGCTCGAAGGGTTGGGCGCGCGCTATCCGGCGCAGCTTTCCGGCGGCCAGCGGCAGCGCGTGGCGCTGGCGCGCGCGCTCGCCATCGAGCCGCGCGTGCTGCTTCTCGACGAGCCCTTCGGCGCGCTCGACGCCCGCGTGCGCAAGGATCTGCGCCGCTGGCTGCGGGAGGTGCACAAGGAAACCGGGCTCACAACCGTCTTCGTCACGCACGACCAGGACGAGGCGATGGAGCTCGCCGATCGCGTCGTCGTGCTGAATGAAGGCCGCATCGAACAGATCGGGACGCCCGCCCAGCTCTATGATCAGCCGGCGTCGCCCTTCGTCATTTCCTTTGTCGGCGAGGCAGTGGCGCTGCCCGTCACCGTCGGCGATGGTCACGTGCGCTTCGGCGATCGCGAATTGCACATCGACACGCATGGCCTGCGCAGCGGACCCGCGCGCGTGTTCTTCCGTCCCGCCGACATCGCCGTCGCGGCCGATGGCGCCGGCGAGCTGGAGGGCCGCGTCGAGAGCCTGCGGCGAACGCCGGCGGGCGTCCGCGCCACCATCGCGATCGATGGCTACGACCAGACGCTGGAAATCGACTCGCCGTTGGAAGGCGCCGCCGCCCTCGGCGACCGCGTGCCGCTGTCGCTCGCCAAGGCGCGCATCTTCCCGGCGGCGGATGGCGAATATGTGGATGTGGGGGAGGGCATTTGA
- the cysW gene encoding sulfate ABC transporter permease subunit CysW: MSDALIVAAAPRRRAKARPVTQDAPLARLALIATAVIFLLIFLFAPLAVVFGEALSKGYAAFAEVFTEPDAIAAIKLTLIVAAIAVPANLVFGLAAAWSVAKFSFPGKSLLITLIDLPFSVSPVVAGLIYVLVFGAQGLFGKWLSAHGVQVIFAVPGIVLATVFVTFPFVARELIPLMQEQGTVEEEAALTLGASGFRTFLTVTLPNIKWGLLYGVLLCNARAMGEFGAVSVVSGHIRGLTNTIPLQVEILYNEYNNVAAFALSVLLASLALVTLGIKTFLEWRHADALAARGRRH, translated from the coding sequence ATGTCTGACGCCCTCATCGTCGCCGCTGCGCCGCGCCGTCGCGCGAAGGCGCGTCCCGTCACGCAGGATGCGCCGCTTGCGCGTCTGGCGCTTATCGCCACCGCGGTGATCTTCCTGCTGATTTTCCTCTTTGCGCCCCTCGCGGTGGTCTTCGGCGAGGCGCTCAGCAAGGGCTACGCGGCCTTCGCGGAAGTCTTCACCGAACCCGACGCCATCGCGGCCATCAAGCTCACATTGATCGTCGCCGCCATCGCGGTTCCGGCCAATCTGGTCTTCGGACTGGCGGCGGCCTGGTCGGTCGCGAAGTTTTCCTTCCCCGGGAAAAGCCTGCTCATCACGCTCATCGATCTGCCTTTTTCCGTCTCGCCGGTCGTGGCGGGCCTGATCTATGTGCTGGTGTTCGGCGCGCAGGGGCTGTTTGGCAAATGGCTCTCGGCGCATGGCGTGCAGGTCATCTTCGCCGTGCCGGGAATCGTGCTGGCGACGGTGTTCGTCACCTTTCCCTTCGTCGCCCGTGAACTCATCCCGCTGATGCAGGAACAGGGGACGGTGGAGGAAGAGGCGGCGCTGACGCTCGGCGCCTCCGGCTTCCGCACCTTCCTCACCGTGACCCTGCCCAACATCAAATGGGGCCTGCTCTACGGCGTTTTGCTCTGCAATGCGCGGGCGATGGGCGAATTCGGCGCGGTGTCCGTCGTCTCGGGCCATATCCGCGGCCTGACCAATACAATTCCACTCCAGGTGGAGATCCTCTACAATGAGTACAACAATGTCGCCGCTTTCGCTCTCTCGGTCCTTCTTGCAAGCCTTGCGCTTGTCACACTCGGAATCAAGACATTCCTCGAATGGCGCCACGCTGACGCGCTCGCCGCGCGCGGACGGCGGCACTGA
- the tam gene encoding trans-aconitate 2-methyltransferase, translating into MSAAPCEEAPRVAARDWNSDLYLKFEQERTRAARDLLARIPWCETRLVFDLGCGPGNSTELLTRSFPGAEVVGVDKSDNMLAVARARVPAARFVKDDVAQWRPPAPADLIFANATLHFLPDHRKLIRSLLESLRPGGRIAVQMPNNTHELSHAAMRMVAADGPWADRLVPVAKSLTVIGQADEYYDLFAPLCHSVDIWQTIYIHPLDGPDGVVEWFEGSGLRPFLDLLSPEENRDFLSRYRERLAQAYPRQPDGKVLLRYPRLFFVLQK; encoded by the coding sequence TTGAGCGCCGCTCCCTGCGAGGAGGCGCCGCGCGTCGCCGCGCGGGACTGGAACTCCGACCTCTATCTCAAATTCGAGCAGGAGCGCACGCGCGCCGCGCGTGACCTCCTCGCACGCATTCCGTGGTGCGAGACGCGCCTCGTCTTCGATCTGGGCTGCGGCCCCGGCAACAGCACCGAGCTGCTGACCCGCAGCTTTCCCGGCGCGGAGGTGGTGGGTGTCGACAAGTCGGACAATATGCTGGCCGTCGCCCGCGCCCGCGTGCCGGCGGCGCGATTCGTCAAGGACGATGTCGCGCAGTGGCGCCCGCCCGCGCCGGCCGACCTCATTTTCGCAAATGCGACGCTGCATTTCTTGCCGGATCACCGCAAACTCATCAGGTCGCTGCTCGAATCGCTGCGCCCCGGCGGGCGGATCGCGGTGCAGATGCCAAACAACACGCATGAGCTGTCGCATGCGGCGATGCGCATGGTCGCGGCGGACGGACCCTGGGCCGACCGTCTCGTGCCGGTCGCCAAATCGCTCACGGTGATCGGCCAGGCCGACGAATATTACGATCTTTTCGCGCCGCTCTGCCATTCGGTGGACATCTGGCAGACGATCTATATCCACCCGCTCGACGGCCCCGATGGCGTGGTCGAGTGGTTCGAAGGCTCTGGCCTGCGTCCCTTTCTCGATCTGCTGAGCCCGGAAGAAAATCGGGATTTCCTTTCGCGCTATCGTGAAAGGCTCGCGCAAGCCTATCCGCGCCAGCCAGACGGCAAGGTGCTCTTGCGCTACCCGCGCCTGTTTTTTGTCCTGCAAAAATAG